In Aminobacterium sp. MB27-C1, a single genomic region encodes these proteins:
- the pbpC gene encoding penicillin-binding protein 1C: MNKKWIKGLAIGTSLLLLLWASPSFVPLQIEKVQHWPVSRVLLDRTGKTFYVGLSPESEWCIPIPYEQMSPWLPQIAVAIEDRKFWSHHGVDFQAIIRAALQNIKAKRVVSGASTITSQVIRLSNPRPRTILVKAAEFLQAMKLEQGVSKKDILEIYLNRAPFGSNIRGVEAASRMWFGKPASSLSVEEAALLIGMLRGPSLYRPDRNPQRAKTLRDSILNSLVEQRIISEEKCIEGKKAPLPERSFDMPAMAFHFAHEVLQKVTSSRIETTLDVELQNQIEHTLQRTLNTLPSSITGAALLIHNPTGNILAYVGNGRFGTRQSGSWIDCCQALRSPGSALKPFAYLEAFSRGILTPSSLLADTPLSFGGLSPRNFDLRYRGPVSARQALAQSLNVPAVRVLRKVGGETLLQTLRSAGITSLNEDTLYYGDSLILGGCETTVMQMALAYETIANLGIQRPLQMIKGSTPSYEKRIFDEASSFLIADILKDQTRLLPMRREALVDQNMNIAFKTGTSYGLRDAWTAAYTPEYTIVVWFGDPAGFPNPVLTGLKLAAPTAIEMLSWATQNKIKWYAPPSSLGRRTVCALSGLPPSESCPTHRIDWYIPGISRNDRCSIHQMRRGEPVIVWPSELALMSSTRRVYTEDSPITITSPLNNTQFFITPTGGKQKIALRSEGASGFLFWYIDNQFFGKIKAPKEIFWQLSPGQHNISVMDEKGRSDSITIEVLSLSSPAVLPLKPLELQ; the protein is encoded by the coding sequence TTGAATAAGAAATGGATAAAAGGGCTGGCTATTGGAACTTCTCTCTTATTGCTCCTTTGGGCCAGCCCCTCTTTCGTCCCGCTCCAAATTGAAAAAGTGCAACATTGGCCAGTATCGCGAGTCCTTCTTGACAGAACAGGAAAAACTTTTTACGTGGGGCTCTCTCCAGAATCAGAATGGTGTATTCCAATACCTTACGAACAGATGAGCCCATGGCTTCCTCAAATAGCCGTAGCTATCGAAGACCGAAAATTCTGGTCACATCATGGTGTTGATTTTCAGGCCATTATTCGTGCCGCGTTGCAAAATATAAAGGCCAAAAGAGTTGTTTCTGGAGCCTCTACCATTACGAGCCAAGTCATTCGCCTCTCCAATCCCCGTCCTCGAACGATACTTGTCAAGGCGGCTGAATTTCTTCAAGCAATGAAACTCGAACAGGGAGTATCAAAAAAAGATATTCTTGAAATTTACCTGAATAGAGCTCCCTTTGGGAGCAATATAAGAGGCGTAGAAGCTGCAAGTCGCATGTGGTTTGGGAAACCAGCATCATCTCTCTCTGTGGAAGAGGCGGCTCTTCTCATCGGAATGTTGCGTGGCCCATCTCTCTACCGTCCAGATCGCAACCCTCAAAGAGCAAAAACACTTCGCGACTCTATATTGAACTCTCTTGTCGAACAGAGGATTATTTCAGAAGAAAAGTGTATCGAAGGGAAAAAAGCACCACTTCCTGAACGCTCTTTTGATATGCCCGCTATGGCTTTTCATTTTGCGCATGAAGTTTTGCAGAAAGTAACGAGCTCGCGCATAGAAACGACGCTAGATGTAGAGCTTCAGAATCAGATAGAGCACACTCTTCAACGAACACTCAACACTCTTCCATCTTCAATTACGGGAGCTGCTTTACTCATTCACAATCCTACCGGTAATATCTTGGCATATGTAGGGAATGGCCGATTTGGAACCCGCCAGTCGGGAAGCTGGATTGATTGTTGCCAGGCTCTGCGTTCTCCAGGATCAGCTTTGAAGCCTTTTGCATATCTTGAAGCCTTTAGTCGAGGTATTCTTACCCCTTCTTCTCTTTTAGCCGATACTCCTCTTTCTTTTGGAGGGCTTTCCCCTCGCAACTTCGACTTGCGATATAGAGGCCCCGTCTCAGCCAGACAAGCCCTGGCCCAATCTTTGAATGTTCCAGCCGTAAGAGTTCTCCGAAAAGTAGGAGGAGAAACTTTGCTCCAAACATTACGGTCTGCGGGAATCACCTCTTTGAATGAAGATACTCTCTACTACGGAGATTCCCTTATTTTAGGAGGGTGCGAAACAACTGTTATGCAAATGGCTTTGGCATACGAAACTATAGCCAACTTGGGAATTCAGCGACCTCTTCAGATGATTAAAGGTTCGACTCCTTCTTACGAGAAACGAATTTTTGACGAAGCAAGTTCCTTTCTTATTGCCGATATTCTGAAAGATCAAACCCGTCTCCTCCCCATGCGTAGAGAAGCTTTAGTCGATCAGAATATGAACATAGCCTTTAAAACAGGAACGTCTTACGGTTTAAGAGATGCCTGGACAGCTGCGTATACCCCTGAATACACTATCGTCGTTTGGTTTGGGGATCCGGCGGGCTTTCCCAATCCTGTTCTTACTGGTTTGAAACTAGCTGCTCCTACCGCAATAGAAATGCTGAGCTGGGCAACACAAAACAAAATAAAATGGTATGCTCCGCCAAGTAGTCTAGGTCGCAGAACAGTCTGCGCTCTATCTGGGCTTCCACCCTCGGAAAGTTGTCCTACACATAGAATTGATTGGTATATTCCTGGAATATCTAGAAATGACCGCTGCTCCATTCATCAAATGCGGAGAGGGGAGCCTGTGATTGTCTGGCCTTCCGAACTGGCTCTCATGAGTTCAACAAGAAGAGTTTATACAGAAGATTCTCCTATAACAATTACGTCTCCACTAAATAATACCCAGTTTTTTATAACACCGACTGGGGGAAAACAAAAGATTGCCCTTCGCAGCGAAGGTGCAAGTGGCTTCTTGTTCTGGTATATAGATAATCAATTTTTCGGCAAAATAAAAGCCCCGAAAGAGATTTTCTGGCAACTCTCTCCGGGGCAACATAATATATCCGTAATGGATGAAAAAGGCCGTTCCGATTCAATCACTATTGAAGTTCTTTCTCTCTCTTCTCCAGCTGTTTTGCCTTTGAAACCTCTGGAGCTTCAATAA